In Salvelinus namaycush isolate Seneca chromosome 17, SaNama_1.0, whole genome shotgun sequence, one genomic interval encodes:
- the LOC120062543 gene encoding serine protease inhibitor Kazal-type 1-like, with the protein MKMTILLCAIVLLSLSVFAMDEERCPQPREPQCEVYEGGMCSREFDPVCGSDGNTYTTECVLCRENKLKHKQVLVKHGGVCEA; encoded by the exons ATGAAGATGACAATACTGCTCTGTGCTAtcgtgctcctctctctctctg TTTTTGCCATGGATGAAGAAAGATGCCCACAGCCCAGAGAG CCTCAGTGTGAGGTGTATGAAGGCGGCATGTGCTCCAGAGAGTTTGATCCTGTGTGTGGGAGCGATGGCAACACATACACCACCGAGTGTGTGCTGTGTCGTGAGAATAA GCTTAAACACAAGCAAGTCCTGGTCAAGCATGGAGGAGTGTGTGAGGCATAA